From Kineosporia succinea, the proteins below share one genomic window:
- a CDS encoding Rv1733c family protein has protein sequence MRSPVRVWFRRCAAAARPGFGRAHNPLRRRSDRLQAFCALGAVLLVLAVLPVALVGSLRTWQHYSQVSAQERSERHLVPATVVEADPETQLARSHLATLSWVYPDRVEHTGHITVTSATVAGDSVPVWVDDRGAMTPAPTSTLNVWLDTLGFGLGLTGAAVLVGVFWYRGSRFWLDRRRTKALDSEWRELNGSRSEGFHRG, from the coding sequence ATGAGGTCTCCTGTTCGGGTCTGGTTCCGGCGTTGCGCGGCGGCCGCCCGGCCCGGTTTCGGCCGGGCCCACAACCCGTTACGCCGCCGCAGCGACCGGTTGCAGGCGTTCTGCGCGCTCGGTGCGGTGCTGCTCGTGCTGGCGGTGCTGCCCGTCGCCCTGGTCGGCAGCCTGAGAACCTGGCAGCACTACTCCCAGGTGTCCGCCCAGGAGCGGTCGGAACGTCACCTGGTGCCCGCCACGGTGGTCGAGGCCGACCCCGAGACCCAGCTGGCCCGAAGCCATCTCGCCACGCTGTCGTGGGTCTACCCCGACCGCGTGGAGCACACCGGGCACATCACCGTCACCTCCGCCACGGTGGCCGGCGACAGCGTGCCGGTGTGGGTCGACGACCGGGGCGCCATGACCCCGGCCCCCACCAGCACGCTCAACGTCTGGCTCGACACCCTCGGGTTCGGCCTCGGCCTGACCGGGGCCGCCGTGCTGGTGGGGGTGTTCTGGTACCGCGGGTCGCGGTTCTGGCTCGACCGGCGCCGCACGAAGGCCCTGGACAGCGAGTGGCGTGAGCTGAACGGCAGCCGGTCAGAGGGTTTTCACCGCGGCTGA
- a CDS encoding LCP family protein: protein MSAGPPAGSGKDDGRPVRHAHHQQARRRRWIRFTLYGLVVVLLLGTGGGFLVYQHLNGNISSSALFSGTTGSAGVRKADEQGRFPINVLVIGTDSRSSKENCKLGGACDEEHSNADVELLVHVSADRSNITAMSIPRDTMTDLPGCQDTTTGTSVQARYGQINTSLNYGPGCTVAAIHELTGITIDHFVLVDFSGVIAMSDATGGVEVCVDNNVYDTYSHLKLAKGRHTLKGEAALQFVRTRHGFGDGSDLGRTYGQHAFLSAAIRSLKDKGTLLNPTRLYGVADAATKALTVDDGLDSIPKLIDLATEFNKVDTDRITFTTMQTEPDPNNSNRVVPATTAQKLFDTIVDDRSLSKDKNATSSAGPSPSESSGSYFSVQVRNRSGVNGRAKKITQSLRTEGYIAATDTVTGENEARTAILYRDKHQLEQAQQLADDLNVPTSLLTRDEDVKVVTLVVGQDWTTGATYPKITNEQREEALTDSHASTAKESGCVPVSTQNTVTYNGVSMSPVQAYALATNVKDS from the coding sequence GTGAGCGCCGGCCCCCCGGCGGGGAGTGGCAAGGACGACGGCAGACCCGTGCGTCACGCCCACCACCAGCAGGCCCGCCGACGGCGGTGGATCCGCTTCACCCTGTACGGCCTGGTCGTGGTGCTGCTGCTCGGCACCGGCGGCGGCTTCCTGGTCTACCAGCACCTCAACGGCAACATCTCCTCGTCCGCCCTGTTCAGCGGCACCACCGGCAGCGCCGGCGTGCGCAAGGCGGACGAGCAGGGCCGGTTCCCGATCAACGTGCTGGTGATCGGCACCGACTCGCGCTCGTCGAAGGAGAACTGCAAGCTCGGCGGCGCCTGCGACGAGGAGCACTCCAACGCCGACGTCGAGCTGCTCGTGCACGTCTCGGCCGACCGCAGCAACATCACCGCGATGAGCATCCCGCGCGACACCATGACCGACCTGCCGGGCTGCCAGGACACCACGACGGGCACCAGCGTCCAGGCGCGCTACGGGCAGATCAACACCAGCCTGAACTACGGCCCGGGCTGCACCGTCGCCGCGATCCACGAGCTCACCGGCATCACGATCGACCACTTCGTGCTCGTCGACTTCTCCGGCGTCATCGCCATGTCCGACGCCACCGGGGGCGTGGAGGTGTGCGTCGACAACAACGTCTACGACACCTACTCGCACCTGAAGCTCGCGAAGGGCAGGCACACCCTGAAGGGGGAGGCCGCGCTCCAGTTCGTGCGCACACGCCACGGTTTCGGTGACGGCAGCGATCTGGGACGCACGTACGGGCAGCACGCCTTTCTCTCGGCGGCCATCCGCTCGCTGAAGGACAAGGGCACGCTGCTGAACCCGACCAGGCTCTACGGTGTGGCCGACGCCGCCACCAAGGCGCTGACCGTGGACGACGGGCTCGACAGCATCCCCAAGCTGATCGACCTGGCCACCGAGTTCAACAAGGTCGACACCGACCGCATCACCTTCACCACGATGCAGACCGAGCCCGACCCGAACAACTCCAACCGGGTCGTGCCCGCCACCACCGCCCAGAAACTGTTCGACACGATCGTCGACGACCGGTCACTGAGCAAGGACAAGAACGCCACCAGCAGCGCCGGTCCCAGCCCGAGTGAGAGCTCCGGCAGCTACTTCTCGGTGCAGGTGCGCAACCGCAGCGGCGTGAACGGCCGGGCCAAGAAGATCACCCAGAGCCTGAGGACCGAGGGCTACATCGCGGCGACCGACACCGTCACCGGCGAGAACGAGGCGCGCACGGCGATCCTCTACCGTGACAAGCACCAACTCGAGCAGGCCCAGCAGCTCGCCGACGACCTGAACGTGCCGACCTCCCTGCTGACCCGGGACGAGGACGTCAAGGTCGTCACCCTGGTGGTCGGGCAGGACTGGACCACCGGCGCCACCTACCCGAAGATCACCAACGAGCAGCGTGAGGAAGCCCTCACCGACTCGCACGCCTCCACCGCCAAGGAGTCGGGCTGCGTGCCCGTCAGTACCCAGAACACCGTGACCTACAACGGGGTCTCGATGTCCCCGGTACAGGCCTACGCTCTGGCCACGAACGTGAAGGACTCCTAG